From the Roseibium sp. HPY-6 genome, one window contains:
- the dctP gene encoding TRAP transporter substrate-binding protein DctP, which produces MLKSALKTLTVAAMLAGSSLSAVAADYTLRATANSNENDEDYDGLVVFKNFVEAASNGAIEVELFIGTQLCSNGAECLQGVAGGAIDIYISTSGGASGIFPYVQVLDLPYMMSDDRIAEHVLSGDFVRTMRGMALEDSDNTIRLMTVGNTGGWRNFANTKRRVAAPADMEGLKIRTVVADLPQELVKALGASPTPIPWPELFTSFQTGVVEGSKNGITDIMGMKFPDAGLQYVTLDGHAYMGALWWMSNEKFLSMPEDMRRVVVDGFYALQQATFASPKRKSIQAYEDFVAGGGDLYVPTPEEKAAFKEAASPVYDWFKSNVARGGEIFGALEEAVQAAETDINGARDADLN; this is translated from the coding sequence ATGCTCAAATCTGCCCTTAAAACACTCACTGTCGCGGCAATGCTTGCCGGATCGTCATTGAGTGCCGTTGCCGCAGATTACACGCTGCGCGCAACTGCAAACTCCAACGAGAACGACGAGGATTATGACGGTCTTGTCGTTTTCAAGAACTTCGTGGAAGCCGCATCCAACGGCGCGATCGAAGTTGAACTCTTCATTGGCACACAGCTCTGCTCGAACGGCGCGGAATGTCTTCAGGGTGTCGCAGGCGGTGCCATCGACATCTACATCTCCACCTCGGGCGGTGCCTCGGGCATCTTCCCGTATGTGCAGGTTCTCGACCTGCCCTACATGATGTCCGACGACCGTATCGCCGAGCACGTTCTTTCCGGTGACTTCGTCCGGACCATGCGCGGCATGGCTCTTGAAGATTCCGACAACACGATCCGCCTGATGACGGTCGGCAACACCGGTGGCTGGCGGAATTTTGCCAATACGAAGCGCCGTGTAGCAGCTCCTGCCGACATGGAAGGCCTGAAGATCCGGACCGTTGTAGCTGACCTTCCGCAGGAACTGGTCAAGGCACTCGGTGCCTCTCCGACGCCGATTCCGTGGCCGGAACTGTTCACCTCCTTCCAGACCGGTGTTGTCGAAGGCTCCAAGAACGGCATCACCGACATCATGGGCATGAAGTTCCCGGATGCCGGCCTGCAATATGTCACGCTTGACGGCCACGCCTACATGGGCGCGCTGTGGTGGATGAGCAACGAGAAGTTCCTCTCCATGCCGGAAGACATGCGCCGTGTCGTTGTGGACGGCTTCTATGCCCTTCAGCAGGCAACGTTCGCTTCGCCGAAGCGCAAGTCCATCCAGGCTTACGAAGATTTTGTCGCCGGTGGCGGTGATCTCTATGTGCCGACGCCTGAAGAAAAGGCTGCCTTCAAGGAAGCCGCTTCTCCGGTCTATGACTGGTTCAAGTCGAATGTCGCCCGCGGTGGTGAGATCTTCGGTGCTCTGGAAGAAGCCGTCCAGGCAGCTGAAACCGACATCAACGGCGCACGCGACGCCGACCTGAACTAA
- a CDS encoding tetratricopeptide repeat protein, whose product MAVPAKAEIEAARDLMEAGQFEEARKELWPAARSGNADAEELIGVMYAMGLGVERDDQRAFEWYLRSAMKGHPGAQSGIGWYYEVGRGMPAPDLVRAYMWYTLSAIGGDPDAAISLEEVVKKMTKEEIEKAHILVDDYKVWMYPFR is encoded by the coding sequence ATGGCGGTACCGGCCAAGGCCGAAATTGAAGCCGCCCGCGACCTGATGGAGGCCGGACAATTCGAGGAGGCGCGCAAGGAGCTTTGGCCGGCCGCGCGCTCCGGCAATGCGGATGCCGAGGAACTCATCGGCGTCATGTACGCCATGGGGCTCGGCGTTGAGCGGGACGATCAACGGGCTTTCGAGTGGTATCTCAGGAGTGCCATGAAAGGGCACCCGGGCGCTCAATCCGGGATCGGCTGGTACTACGAAGTCGGCAGAGGCATGCCCGCACCGGATCTCGTGCGCGCCTACATGTGGTACACGCTGTCGGCGATCGGGGGCGACCCCGACGCTGCGATCTCGCTGGAGGAGGTTGTGAAGAAAATGACCAAGGAAGAGATCGAAAAGGCGCATATTCTGGTCGATGATTACAAGGTCTGGATGTATCCGTTCCGGTGA
- a CDS encoding putative sulfate exporter family transporter — translation MIKALKSRANQLFPGIAIAGLVAISAQFLNEHYGAPAMLMAILLGMPLNFLSEEPRTSDGIAFAARTLLRIGVALLGVRISIDMVQALGLPFLLLVILGVLATIGFSLLIGRFFGKDRLFSFLSGGAVAICGASAAMAIGSILPKRENAERDLAFTVITVTVLSTLAMIFYPILTASLGLSVDATSVFLGGTIHDVAQVVGAGFSISNETGDLSTLVKLIRVTLLAPLVLIAALILRSASEVGSARPPLMPLFVVAFLILAAINSFGLIPETAKELAGQVSRWALLAAIAAVGMKTSIPKLLEVGGPAIWMLVTQTVFLALFVLAGIWVIG, via the coding sequence ATGATCAAAGCTTTAAAGAGCCGGGCAAATCAGCTTTTTCCCGGCATTGCAATTGCCGGCCTTGTCGCCATCTCCGCCCAGTTTCTGAATGAGCACTATGGCGCGCCTGCCATGCTGATGGCGATCCTGCTCGGCATGCCCCTCAATTTCCTGTCAGAGGAGCCGCGCACGTCAGACGGAATCGCATTCGCGGCACGTACGCTGTTGCGCATCGGTGTCGCTTTGCTCGGCGTGCGGATCAGCATAGATATGGTCCAGGCGCTAGGGCTGCCGTTTCTGCTGCTGGTCATTCTTGGTGTCCTCGCAACCATCGGCTTTTCCCTGCTGATCGGACGTTTTTTCGGAAAAGACCGGCTGTTTTCGTTTCTGTCGGGCGGCGCTGTCGCGATCTGCGGTGCGTCTGCCGCAATGGCGATCGGTTCGATACTTCCAAAGCGGGAAAACGCCGAACGCGACCTTGCCTTCACGGTCATTACCGTGACCGTTCTGTCGACACTCGCCATGATTTTTTATCCAATCCTAACCGCGAGCCTCGGCCTCTCGGTCGATGCAACCAGCGTCTTTTTGGGCGGAACCATTCACGATGTTGCGCAGGTGGTCGGAGCAGGCTTCTCGATCTCGAACGAAACAGGCGATCTTTCAACACTCGTCAAACTGATCCGGGTGACGCTTCTGGCGCCTCTCGTTCTCATAGCCGCCCTGATCTTGCGCAGTGCGAGCGAAGTCGGATCCGCCCGGCCACCGCTCATGCCGCTTTTCGTGGTCGCTTTCCTGATCCTGGCGGCCATCAACTCCTTCGGCCTCATACCCGAAACGGCCAAGGAACTGGCCGGTCAGGTGTCCCGTTGGGCCTTGCTGGCGGCGATTGCGGCAGTCGGCATGAAAACGTCGATCCCGAAACTTCTTGAAGTCGGCGGCCCGGCGATCTGGATGCTGGTGACGCAAACGGTGTTTTTGGCTCTCTTCGTTCTCGCGGGCATATGGGTGATCGGGTAG
- a CDS encoding cytochrome c peroxidase, with amino-acid sequence MSGLHQVAGGFNFGLGRYRHKSTSDQGGGQRLLHLFRSIPLVVFLSAPALAADLPPPLNEDDFIAFDKKQAALGQLLFYDRILSGNRNIACATCHHPSLGTGDGLSLGIGEGGEGLGRHRTALVAENRIKKRIPRNAPGLWNLGAKELHTLFHDGRLSISDDYENGFNSPAEEWLPEGLETLLGAQAIFPLVAQFEMAGNPKENEIAGAVHDRIDASWPILAKRVRVIPEYGKLFVEAFDHIEEPAQVTISEIANALAAFQAIEWTSFDSPFDQFLSGDDNALSAEQKRGLDLFYGKANCASCHSGQLLSDQKFHALGLPPFGPGRTRRFDPMVRDVGRMGESDRLEDAYRFRTPMLRNVELTAPYGHNGAYPTLEGIVRHHLDSHAMLESWQPDMANLPEAPWLEPIDFVVFNDKREMARHARFRDIEPISLTDREIADLVAFLKALTGTRSVSEPPFGIPESVPSGLPVDRP; translated from the coding sequence TTGTCCGGCCTCCATCAGGTCGCGGGCGGCTTCAATTTCGGCCTTGGCCGGTACCGCCATAAGAGCACATCCGATCAGGGCGGCGGTCAGCGTCTTCTTCATCTGTTTCGTTCAATCCCACTCGTTGTTTTTCTGTCCGCTCCAGCACTTGCAGCAGACCTGCCGCCTCCCCTGAACGAAGACGATTTCATCGCATTCGACAAGAAGCAGGCCGCACTCGGCCAACTCCTCTTTTACGACAGGATTCTCTCGGGAAACAGGAATATTGCCTGTGCGACCTGCCATCATCCGTCTCTTGGGACCGGTGACGGGCTTTCTCTCGGGATCGGTGAAGGCGGCGAAGGTCTTGGACGGCACCGGACCGCCCTCGTCGCTGAAAACAGGATTAAGAAACGGATTCCGAGAAATGCTCCAGGCCTCTGGAACCTAGGCGCAAAAGAGCTTCACACCCTGTTTCACGACGGCCGCCTTTCGATTTCCGATGACTATGAGAACGGCTTCAATTCACCCGCAGAAGAATGGTTGCCCGAGGGGCTCGAAACGCTGCTGGGGGCCCAGGCCATTTTCCCGTTGGTCGCCCAGTTCGAGATGGCCGGCAACCCGAAGGAAAACGAAATCGCCGGCGCTGTTCACGACCGGATTGATGCGTCCTGGCCGATTCTGGCCAAACGGGTCCGGGTCATCCCGGAATACGGAAAGTTGTTCGTCGAGGCCTTTGATCATATCGAAGAGCCCGCACAGGTCACTATTTCAGAAATCGCCAACGCCCTCGCGGCTTTCCAGGCCATTGAGTGGACAAGCTTCGACAGCCCGTTCGACCAGTTTCTTTCCGGCGACGACAACGCACTATCGGCTGAGCAGAAACGCGGACTGGACCTCTTCTACGGCAAGGCCAACTGCGCGAGCTGCCATTCCGGCCAACTTCTCAGCGATCAGAAATTCCACGCGCTCGGCCTGCCGCCGTTCGGTCCGGGCCGCACCCGGCGGTTTGACCCGATGGTGCGCGATGTGGGGCGCATGGGTGAAAGCGACAGGCTCGAGGACGCCTACCGGTTCCGCACGCCCATGTTGCGAAACGTTGAACTGACGGCTCCTTATGGACACAACGGTGCCTACCCGACACTTGAAGGCATTGTCCGTCATCATCTGGACTCACACGCGATGCTTGAAAGCTGGCAACCGGATATGGCAAACCTCCCGGAGGCACCGTGGCTGGAACCTATTGATTTCGTGGTCTTCAACGACAAACGCGAAATGGCAAGACATGCTCGCTTCAGGGATATCGAGCCAATATCCCTCACCGACCGTGAAATCGCAGACCTCGTCGCCTTCTTGAAGGCACTGACGGGTACAAGGTCCGTTTCCGAACCGCCCTTTGGCATACCAGAGAGCGTACCAAGCGGTCTTCCGGTCGACCGACCGTAG